From a single Herpetosiphon gulosus genomic region:
- the deoC gene encoding deoxyribose-phosphate aldolase has translation MQTEVERVTAMTHEQRNPISPLDLGWVNSIRVNRSAVERRVSSLPNRRTVKKDWQAAWLLKAISCMDLTTLSGDDTVGTVQRLCLKARQPIRGDLVDALGIRSLNLTVGAVCVYHTFVATAVQSLQGTAIPVAAVSTGFPAGLSPMELRLREIEASVAAGAREIDIVISRHLVLNGDWQGLYEEVRAFREACGEAHMKTILATGELGTLRNIAQASLVCMLAGADFIKTSTGKEPVNATLPVSLVMVRAIRDYYEQTGYKVGFKPAGGIRTAKQSLDWLALIKEELGDQWLHPHLFRYGASALLGDIERQLEHYLTGQYSSAIRHPMG, from the coding sequence ATGCAAACCGAAGTGGAGCGTGTCACGGCAATGACGCACGAACAACGTAACCCCATCAGCCCGCTCGACCTTGGCTGGGTCAATAGTATTCGCGTCAATCGCTCAGCGGTGGAGCGCCGCGTGAGTAGCTTGCCAAATCGGCGCACGGTTAAAAAAGATTGGCAGGCAGCTTGGCTGTTAAAAGCAATTAGCTGTATGGACTTAACCACCCTGTCAGGTGATGATACAGTTGGCACTGTCCAGCGTTTATGTTTAAAAGCCCGGCAACCAATTCGTGGCGATTTGGTCGATGCGCTCGGCATTCGCAGCCTCAACCTGACGGTTGGCGCTGTGTGTGTCTACCATACCTTTGTTGCCACAGCAGTACAATCACTCCAAGGTACGGCCATTCCGGTTGCCGCAGTATCAACTGGCTTCCCCGCAGGGTTATCCCCCATGGAGTTACGCCTGCGTGAGATCGAGGCTTCAGTTGCGGCGGGCGCTCGTGAAATCGATATTGTAATTTCACGCCATCTTGTGCTCAACGGCGATTGGCAAGGCCTATACGAAGAAGTGCGGGCGTTTCGCGAAGCCTGCGGCGAAGCCCATATGAAAACAATTTTGGCTACAGGTGAACTCGGAACCTTGCGTAATATCGCACAGGCCAGCCTTGTTTGTATGTTGGCTGGCGCTGATTTTATTAAAACTTCGACTGGCAAAGAGCCAGTTAACGCCACCCTGCCAGTGTCGCTAGTAATGGTTCGGGCAATTCGCGATTACTATGAGCAAACTGGCTATAAAGTTGGCTTCAAGCCTGCTGGTGGCATCCGAACTGCTAAACAATCATTGGATTGGCTGGCGTTGATCAAAGAAGAACTCGGCGATCAATGGCTACATCCACATCTGTTTCGCTATGGTGCGAGTGCCTTGCTAGGCGATATTGAACGTCAATTAGAGCATTATTTAACTGGCCAATATTCGTCGGCGATTCGCCATCCAATGGGGTAG
- the dnaK gene encoding molecular chaperone DnaK, which yields MAKIVGIDLGTTNSVVAVMEGGDPAVIANVEGGRTTPSVVAFSKNGERLVGQTAKRQATVNPENTIFSIKRFMGLEFDKANQERSTVPYEIVNGPRGDARVRVPRTGKDYTPQEISAMTLQKLKNDAEQYLGEPVRQAVITVPAYFNDAQRQATKDAGQIAGLEVLRIINEPTAAALAYGLDKKNDETILVFDLGGGTFDVSVLEVGDGVIQVKATNGDTHLGGDDYDHRIVKWLIDEYKKDQGIDLTSDKQALQRLKEAAEKAKMELSTTMETEINLPFITADASGPKHLVTNLTRSKFEQLTADLTERLKGPFTQALKDAGLKATQIDEVVLVGGSTRMPVVQELVRKLTGKDPHKGVNPDEVVAIGAAIQAGVLGGEVKDVLLLDVTPLSLGVETLGGIMTKLIDRNTTIPTRKSEVFSTAADGQTAVDIHVLQGEREMAGDNMTLARFQLQGITPAPRGVPQIEVTFDIDANGIINVSAKDKATNKEQKITITASTNLSKDDVQKMVRDAESNASADQARRAKIELKNQADNIAYQAEKTLNDLGDKVDPSVKSQAEAQIADLRSKIAAEDDAGIQAAMATLQQTLMSIGEAQYSDQAAAAGAPANAKSADDGVVDGEFTVE from the coding sequence ATGGCAAAGATTGTAGGGATCGACTTGGGGACAACCAACTCGGTAGTCGCTGTTATGGAAGGTGGCGATCCAGCGGTTATTGCAAACGTTGAAGGTGGTCGCACCACACCATCAGTTGTGGCCTTCTCGAAAAACGGCGAACGATTGGTTGGGCAAACTGCCAAGCGGCAAGCAACTGTCAACCCTGAAAATACCATTTTCTCAATCAAGCGCTTTATGGGCTTGGAGTTTGATAAAGCAAATCAAGAACGTAGCACCGTTCCATACGAAATTGTCAATGGCCCACGTGGCGATGCTCGGGTGCGGGTTCCACGCACTGGCAAAGATTACACTCCTCAAGAAATTTCAGCTATGACCTTGCAAAAGCTCAAAAACGATGCTGAACAATATTTGGGCGAGCCTGTACGCCAAGCGGTGATTACCGTTCCAGCCTATTTCAACGATGCCCAACGCCAAGCAACCAAAGATGCTGGCCAAATTGCAGGTTTGGAAGTGCTGCGGATTATCAACGAGCCAACTGCTGCCGCTTTGGCCTATGGTCTTGATAAAAAGAACGATGAAACGATTTTGGTCTTCGACCTTGGTGGTGGTACATTCGACGTTTCAGTGCTCGAAGTTGGCGATGGCGTGATTCAGGTCAAGGCCACCAATGGCGATACCCACCTTGGCGGCGATGACTATGACCATCGGATTGTGAAGTGGTTGATTGACGAGTATAAAAAAGATCAAGGTATTGACCTTACCAGCGACAAGCAAGCCTTGCAACGCTTGAAAGAAGCTGCTGAAAAAGCCAAGATGGAACTCTCGACGACCATGGAAACCGAAATCAACTTGCCCTTTATCACGGCAGATGCTAGCGGACCCAAGCACTTGGTCACCAACTTGACCCGTTCGAAGTTCGAGCAATTGACCGCCGATTTGACCGAACGGCTCAAAGGGCCATTCACTCAAGCGCTCAAGGATGCTGGCTTGAAGGCCACCCAAATTGATGAAGTGGTCTTGGTCGGTGGTTCAACTCGGATGCCAGTGGTGCAAGAATTGGTACGCAAACTGACGGGCAAAGATCCACACAAGGGTGTGAACCCTGATGAAGTCGTGGCAATTGGCGCAGCCATCCAAGCTGGTGTGTTGGGCGGCGAAGTTAAAGATGTGCTCTTGCTCGACGTAACGCCATTGTCGTTGGGCGTTGAAACCCTTGGTGGGATTATGACCAAGTTGATTGATCGCAACACCACCATCCCAACCCGCAAATCGGAAGTATTTAGCACGGCGGCTGATGGCCAAACTGCGGTTGATATTCACGTTTTGCAGGGCGAACGCGAGATGGCTGGCGATAACATGACTTTGGCTCGCTTCCAATTGCAAGGAATTACGCCTGCACCACGTGGTGTGCCGCAAATCGAAGTGACTTTTGATATCGATGCCAATGGCATTATCAACGTTTCGGCCAAAGATAAGGCCACCAACAAAGAGCAAAAGATCACGATTACTGCTAGCACCAACCTGAGCAAAGACGATGTGCAAAAGATGGTGCGTGATGCTGAATCGAATGCTTCAGCCGACCAAGCTCGCCGTGCCAAGATTGAGCTGAAAAACCAAGCTGATAATATTGCCTATCAAGCCGAAAAAACGCTCAACGACTTAGGCGATAAGGTTGACCCAAGTGTCAAGAGCCAAGCCGAAGCTCAAATTGCCGACTTGCGCTCGAAGATTGCCGCCGAGGATGATGCTGGGATTCAAGCTGCAATGGCTACCTTGCAACAAACCTTGATGAGCATTGGCGAAGCTCAGTACAGCGACCAAGCTGCTGCTGCGGGCGCACCTGCCAACGCTAAGTCCGCTGATGATGGTGTAGTTGATGGTGAGTTCACCGTCGAATAA
- a CDS encoding site-specific DNA-methyltransferase — protein MNSQQPNQLIQGEMFDVIGSIAPQSIDLLYLDPPFAAGRVFADSAGAFDDRWQGGLTEYLAWLEQRLLAARQIVAEHGSLFLHLDRRAVHYAKVLLDHTWGFECFRNEIIWHYTGGGRARRSFSHKHDTILWYSKHPQHWTFNLQAMRQPYKASSGFAKAGIRSAAGKRYLPHPDGTPVDDVWDIPMLNPMAAERLGYPTQKPERLLERIILAASNSGDLVADLCCGSGTTAAVAQRLGRCWIAADQSADALALVRSRLRQQAAEWQETIIQPQPVSFAAKH, from the coding sequence GTGAATTCGCAGCAACCAAATCAGCTTATTCAAGGCGAAATGTTCGATGTTATCGGCTCAATCGCGCCCCAATCGATCGATCTGTTGTATCTTGATCCGCCGTTTGCTGCTGGTCGGGTGTTTGCCGATAGCGCTGGAGCTTTTGATGATCGCTGGCAAGGTGGCTTAACTGAATATTTGGCCTGGCTTGAGCAACGTTTGCTGGCTGCTCGCCAAATTGTCGCTGAGCATGGCTCATTATTTTTGCACCTTGATCGGCGGGCGGTGCATTATGCCAAAGTGTTGCTCGATCATACTTGGGGCTTTGAGTGTTTTCGCAACGAAATTATTTGGCATTACACCGGCGGCGGGCGAGCGCGGCGCAGCTTTTCGCATAAACACGATACGATTTTGTGGTATAGCAAACATCCGCAGCATTGGACGTTTAATTTGCAAGCGATGCGCCAACCATATAAAGCCAGTAGTGGTTTTGCCAAGGCAGGCATTCGTTCGGCGGCTGGCAAGCGTTATTTGCCGCATCCCGATGGCACTCCCGTCGATGATGTTTGGGATATTCCGATGCTCAACCCCATGGCTGCCGAGCGTTTGGGCTACCCTACCCAAAAGCCCGAACGCTTGCTGGAGCGAATTATTCTCGCAGCAAGCAATTCGGGCGATCTGGTAGCCGATCTTTGTTGTGGTTCAGGCACGACGGCGGCGGTGGCCCAACGTTTAGGGCGATGCTGGATTGCGGCAGATCAATCGGCTGATGCCTTGGCCTTGGTGCGGAGTCGCTTGCGACAACAAGCCGCCGAGTGGCAAGAGACAATTATCCAACCTCAGCCAGTTTCGTTTGCTGCCAAGCACTAA
- a CDS encoding MBL fold metallo-hydrolase produces the protein MQLTILGCGGSMGVPMLACNCAVCTSTEPRNQRTRTAALIQSPTTTMLIDPGPDLRIQGLRHNLQQLDAVLVTHPHQDHIGGIDDLRPFTLHTQRILPLYANQFTLDRIRYQYDYAFASGESASTRPSLGLNLLDGSALQIGDVSIIPLPIEHGDWQILGFRIGDLAYMTDVSHIPEPTFELLHGVKSLIIGALRHEPHPLHFTVEQALAAVARIQPEQAFFVHMSHSLDYTTEHATLPSHVQLAYDGLVLSIGE, from the coding sequence ATGCAATTGACAATTTTGGGCTGTGGTGGCTCGATGGGCGTGCCAATGTTGGCCTGCAACTGCGCAGTCTGCACATCAACTGAGCCACGCAACCAGCGAACCCGCACCGCTGCCTTGATTCAAAGCCCAACCACAACAATGTTGATCGATCCTGGCCCAGATTTGCGGATTCAAGGCTTGCGCCATAATTTACAGCAGCTTGATGCAGTTTTAGTAACCCATCCACATCAAGACCATATTGGCGGCATCGACGATTTGCGGCCATTTACCTTGCATACCCAACGGATCTTGCCGCTGTATGCCAATCAATTTACCCTTGATCGGATTCGCTACCAATATGATTATGCCTTTGCTAGCGGCGAATCGGCTTCAACTCGCCCGAGCTTGGGCTTAAATTTGCTTGATGGCTCAGCATTGCAGATTGGCGATGTGTCGATTATTCCCTTGCCGATTGAGCATGGCGATTGGCAGATTTTGGGCTTTCGGATTGGCGATTTGGCCTATATGACTGATGTGAGCCATATTCCCGAGCCAACCTTTGAGCTGTTGCATGGCGTAAAGAGCCTGATTATCGGGGCATTGCGCCACGAGCCACACCCCTTGCATTTTACAGTGGAGCAAGCACTTGCGGCAGTTGCACGAATTCAGCCTGAGCAGGCATTTTTTGTGCATATGAGCCATAGCCTTGATTACACCACTGAGCATGCCACGCTGCCCAGCCATGTGCAACTCGCCTATGATGGCTTGGTGTTGTCAATTGGAGAATGA
- a CDS encoding HD domain-containing phosphohydrolase: protein MDTTTFPEFWHSIPRDIAALMPNSPELAYDAHLILNSIARHSHELYQHSLRVGHMAWHMSHSLGLPTYERQQIWLAALLHDCGKTRMPRSLLFRPAANSPVWEVALYQQHVNEGIEVLRAYPTLHLLIPLVAEHHERIDGTGFPRGSKYPARSAQIVALANTLDHLRTQPNSLSPNLQGLIDQAIDQDWDSAVAATALSAWQQTKLAEVG, encoded by the coding sequence ATGGATACAACAACCTTTCCTGAATTTTGGCACTCCATCCCGCGTGACATTGCCGCTTTGATGCCAAACTCACCTGAATTAGCCTATGATGCCCATTTGATCTTAAATTCGATCGCTCGCCATTCACATGAACTGTATCAACATTCGCTGCGGGTTGGCCACATGGCTTGGCATATGAGCCATAGCCTCGGCTTACCAACCTATGAACGACAACAAATTTGGTTGGCAGCCCTGTTGCATGATTGTGGCAAAACCCGCATGCCGCGCAGTCTATTGTTCCGGCCAGCAGCAAACAGCCCAGTTTGGGAAGTTGCGCTCTATCAACAGCATGTCAACGAAGGCATTGAGGTATTACGCGCTTATCCCACCCTGCACTTGCTAATTCCCTTAGTGGCTGAGCATCACGAACGGATCGACGGCACAGGCTTTCCACGTGGCAGCAAATACCCTGCCCGTAGCGCCCAAATTGTGGCGTTGGCCAATACGCTCGACCATTTGCGCACCCAACCAAACAGCCTTAGCCCCAATCTGCAAGGCTTAATCGATCAAGCAATTGATCAAGATTGGGATTCAGCAGTGGCCGCGACGGCGCTTAGTGCTTGGCAGCAAACGAAACTGGCTGAGGTTGGATAA
- the htpG gene encoding molecular chaperone HtpG — MAEQHDVANEREQFQFQAEIQQVLHILIHSLYTHREIFVRELISNASDALNRVQFEMLTNQDVRDPELELAITLEADKDARIIRISDTGIGMTRDDMIKNLGTVAQSGAKAFLQKLGEANPTNSSEIIGQFGVGFYSVFMAADEVRVTSLSYQPDATAWRWTSCGEATYTLEAAERSERGTTIEIVLKEDAEEYAERWKLDQIVRQHSNFVAFPIYSAEGDEKKVLNQRTALWRKQPREVTQEEYNDFYRQTTMDFNEPLSTVHISTDAPVDLHAILFLPSKREQGMMRQIPDPGLKLYSRKVLIQERNEELLPKHLRFVQGVVDSEDLPLNVSRETVQSSGTLRQIAKIITNKITKEIETLAENDAEKFADFWREFGPYFKEGLVTDPGTRSQIEPLLRFHSTNGEGLTKLSEYVERMKEGQEDIYYVIADNVETARRSPHLDYFNERGYEVLLMHETIDSFVISSLRDFQGKKLRSVDDADIAGDDVELEGSLSAATLGQLGDRIKELLGEQISEVRGSKLLRSNPVRLAAPSDDFGRDMDRIRRMMGQEYSVPSRILELNPRHAIVHNLAALLDEPDQAELFNVAVQQLYGTALLGEGLHPNPSELISGVHALIAAATKKQ; from the coding sequence ATGGCTGAGCAACACGATGTTGCCAACGAGCGCGAACAGTTTCAATTCCAGGCTGAAATTCAACAAGTTTTGCATATTCTGATTCACTCGCTGTATACCCACCGCGAGATTTTTGTGCGCGAATTAATCTCGAATGCTTCCGATGCTTTGAATCGGGTGCAATTTGAGATGCTCACTAACCAAGATGTGCGCGACCCTGAGCTTGAATTAGCGATTACGCTGGAAGCCGATAAAGATGCGCGGATCATTCGGATCAGCGATACAGGTATTGGCATGACCCGTGATGATATGATCAAGAATTTGGGCACGGTGGCGCAATCAGGCGCAAAGGCCTTTTTGCAAAAATTGGGCGAAGCCAACCCAACCAATAGCAGCGAAATTATTGGGCAATTTGGGGTAGGCTTCTACTCGGTGTTTATGGCTGCCGATGAAGTGCGGGTCACCTCGTTGTCGTATCAGCCCGATGCAACTGCTTGGCGCTGGACATCGTGCGGCGAAGCAACCTACACCTTGGAAGCCGCCGAACGCAGCGAACGTGGCACGACGATCGAAATCGTGCTCAAAGAAGATGCCGAAGAATATGCCGAACGCTGGAAGCTTGACCAAATTGTGCGCCAACACTCCAATTTTGTGGCCTTCCCAATTTATTCGGCTGAGGGCGACGAAAAGAAGGTGCTCAACCAACGCACGGCGCTTTGGCGCAAGCAGCCACGCGAAGTTACCCAAGAAGAATATAATGATTTCTATCGCCAAACTACGATGGATTTCAATGAGCCACTGAGCACGGTTCACATTAGCACCGATGCTCCGGTCGATTTGCACGCAATTTTGTTCTTGCCCTCCAAACGTGAGCAAGGCATGATGCGCCAAATTCCTGATCCAGGCTTGAAGCTTTATTCACGCAAGGTGCTCATTCAAGAGCGCAACGAAGAATTGTTGCCCAAGCATCTACGCTTTGTCCAAGGTGTGGTCGATTCGGAAGATTTGCCGTTGAATGTCTCGCGCGAAACCGTGCAGAGCAGCGGCACATTACGCCAAATTGCCAAAATTATTACCAACAAAATTACCAAAGAAATTGAAACCTTGGCCGAAAATGATGCCGAAAAATTTGCTGATTTTTGGCGCGAATTTGGGCCATATTTCAAAGAAGGCTTGGTCACCGATCCTGGCACGCGCAGCCAAATCGAGCCACTGTTGCGCTTCCACTCGACTAACGGCGAGGGCTTGACCAAGCTTAGCGAGTATGTCGAGCGTATGAAAGAAGGCCAAGAAGATATTTATTATGTGATTGCCGACAATGTGGAAACCGCTCGGCGTTCGCCGCACCTCGATTATTTCAACGAACGCGGCTACGAAGTGCTATTGATGCATGAAACGATCGATAGCTTTGTCATTTCCAGCTTGCGCGATTTCCAAGGCAAAAAATTGCGCTCAGTCGATGATGCCGATATTGCCGGCGACGATGTTGAGCTAGAAGGCTCGCTCTCAGCAGCTACTCTCGGTCAGCTTGGCGACCGGATCAAAGAATTATTGGGCGAGCAAATCAGCGAAGTGCGTGGCTCAAAGTTGCTGCGTAGCAACCCGGTGCGTTTGGCCGCGCCTAGCGATGATTTTGGCCGCGATATGGATCGCATTCGGCGCATGATGGGCCAAGAATATAGCGTGCCAAGCCGGATTCTTGAACTCAACCCACGCCACGCGATCGTGCACAACTTGGCAGCTCTGCTCGACGAGCCAGATCAAGCCGAATTGTTCAACGTTGCGGTGCAACAATTGTATGGCACAGCCTTGTTGGGCGAAGGCTTACATCCCAACCCTAGCGAGTTGATCAGCGGCGTGCATGCCTTGATTGCTGCCGCAACCAAAAAGCAATAA
- a CDS encoding RNA ligase family protein encodes MSDEFVAFPKIARLSRQVIVTEKIDGTNACIAINEQGHIRAGSRSQWLTVENDNYGFAAWVAANHNALLELGVGTHHGEWFGHRVGKRQYGLNERRFALFNTSRWNDANRPACCEVVPVLYDGIFDTAKIDACLEDLRLNGSRMVAGFMQPEGVIIYHTAANSFFKKTMPNDGAKGKT; translated from the coding sequence ATGAGTGATGAGTTTGTGGCGTTTCCCAAAATTGCGCGGCTTTCGCGCCAAGTGATTGTGACCGAGAAAATTGACGGCACAAACGCCTGTATTGCAATTAACGAACAAGGCCACATTCGGGCTGGCAGTCGTAGTCAATGGCTGACTGTGGAGAACGATAATTATGGCTTTGCAGCATGGGTTGCCGCCAACCACAATGCCTTGCTTGAATTAGGGGTTGGTACGCATCATGGCGAATGGTTTGGTCACCGTGTTGGCAAGCGTCAATATGGGCTGAACGAACGGCGTTTTGCCTTGTTCAATACATCGCGTTGGAATGATGCGAATCGCCCTGCTTGCTGCGAGGTTGTGCCGGTGCTCTACGATGGCATTTTTGATACTGCCAAAATTGATGCATGCTTAGAAGATTTGCGGCTGAATGGTAGTCGGATGGTTGCTGGCTTTATGCAGCCTGAGGGTGTGATCATCTATCACACGGCGGCCAATAGCTTTTTCAAAAAGACCATGCCCAACGATGGAGCCAAAGGTAAAACCTAA
- a CDS encoding MFS transporter: MQPQARFSYLVLSFGTRLILSCIFTASMLYRIQVLQLDPLQLVLVGTMLEAAAFALEIPTGVIADVYSRRLSVVLGVAFLGLGALSEVWLGSFVGSLLAQVIWALGYTLMSGATEAWITDELGVEAVEALFLKAAQLNSIASLFGIGLGVVLANLGLVWPIVSGGIALVGLAITIRWFMPETQFSPAPAAERQSWGRFGATFSNGWQAVRGQPVLLSLMLMSAMAGAASEGYDRLWEAHLLNNIGLPAWLDLQPVTWFGAIAALGTLASLLAVSVIKRLASNTTERSIWLLRWQYGLLAVGLIGLAIAQQFIIALFWIMLIRMLRQSIQPLYSAWLNRLIESRSRATIISINSQADAFGQILGGPIIGLIASRMGLPAAFVAASCCLWPMLVLLRRRQLNR, from the coding sequence GTGCAACCGCAAGCGCGTTTTAGCTATTTGGTTTTATCATTTGGAACTCGGCTGATCTTAAGTTGTATTTTTACTGCCTCGATGCTCTATCGGATTCAAGTGCTCCAGCTCGATCCATTACAACTAGTGCTAGTTGGCACAATGCTTGAGGCCGCCGCCTTTGCCTTGGAAATTCCCACTGGAGTAATCGCTGATGTCTATAGTCGGCGTTTGTCGGTCGTGTTGGGAGTAGCCTTTTTGGGCTTAGGAGCGCTCAGCGAGGTTTGGCTGGGCAGTTTTGTTGGTAGTTTGTTGGCGCAAGTTATTTGGGCCTTGGGCTATACCCTCATGAGCGGCGCGACCGAAGCTTGGATCACCGATGAGCTCGGAGTTGAAGCGGTTGAAGCGTTGTTTCTCAAGGCCGCCCAACTCAACAGCATCGCCAGCCTATTTGGCATCGGGCTGGGGGTGGTGTTGGCAAATCTTGGCTTGGTATGGCCGATAGTCAGCGGTGGTATAGCCTTGGTTGGTTTAGCTATCACTATACGTTGGTTCATGCCAGAAACCCAGTTTAGCCCTGCGCCAGCTGCTGAACGCCAAAGTTGGGGCCGCTTTGGCGCAACCTTCAGCAATGGTTGGCAAGCGGTACGGGGGCAACCAGTATTATTGAGTCTCATGCTGATGAGTGCCATGGCCGGAGCAGCTTCCGAGGGCTACGATCGGCTGTGGGAAGCGCATTTGCTCAACAATATTGGCCTACCAGCATGGCTTGATCTCCAGCCAGTTACCTGGTTTGGGGCGATTGCTGCCTTAGGAACTTTAGCTAGTTTGTTGGCGGTTAGTGTGATTAAACGCTTGGCCAGCAACACCACCGAGCGCAGTATTTGGCTATTGCGTTGGCAATATGGCTTGTTGGCAGTGGGCTTGATTGGCTTGGCGATCGCCCAACAATTTATCATAGCTTTATTTTGGATTATGCTGATTCGAATGCTGCGCCAAAGCATTCAACCGCTGTATAGTGCTTGGCTCAATCGGCTGATTGAAAGTCGCAGCCGTGCGACAATTATTTCGATCAATAGCCAAGCTGATGCCTTTGGCCAGATTTTGGGCGGCCCAATCATTGGTTTAATCGCTAGTCGCATGGGACTCCCCGCAGCGTTTGTGGCAGCAAGTTGCTGTTTATGGCCAATGTTGGTGTTATTACGACGGAGGCAACTAAACCGCTAA
- a CDS encoding DoxX family protein, producing MKRLVRGLLASFMVLVGVLHFTNPKPFIKIVPPSLPRPRSMVYLSGLFEILGGLGLLLPGVRRKAGLGLMALYLAVFPANIQMLKQNPRLFGKQRPLLLWLRLPFQPLLIWLAWWVSRDEA from the coding sequence ATGAAACGTCTGGTTCGTGGGTTGCTGGCGAGTTTTATGGTATTGGTGGGCGTTTTACACTTTACCAATCCCAAGCCCTTCATCAAGATTGTACCACCTTCGTTGCCACGTCCGCGCAGCATGGTTTATCTCAGCGGCTTGTTTGAGATTTTGGGTGGGCTGGGTCTGTTGTTGCCAGGGGTTCGCCGTAAGGCTGGCTTAGGGTTGATGGCCTTATATTTGGCGGTTTTTCCGGCCAATATTCAAATGCTCAAGCAAAATCCACGGTTGTTTGGTAAACAACGCCCACTGCTGTTATGGTTGCGTTTGCCATTCCAACCTTTGTTGATCTGGTTGGCATGGTGGGTTTCGCGCGACGAAGCTTAG